AAAGCTCTCATCGATAACCATCGCGGACATATGCACACCATCATGGCCACCAACCTGAATTTCCGCATCGGGGAAACTCTCGCGCAGCAGGTCTTCGATTTCTTGGGCTTGCATCGGCATTGGGGGGATGTCCTTATTTCTAGCTTATTGAAAATGTAGGGTGCTGCAGGGACCTCTGCAAGGCGGATTAGCCGCGTGGCACCACATAGGGGGCAAGGCGCGGCACGAACTCAGGAACCTGCGCCAGAGCGTCCTGAACCTCCGGTTCCTCAAAATCCCAGATCGAGGTGCCATCGCGCACGGCAAGGGTCTCACTCAGGCGGGCCAGTTGTGCCCGCAGCTCGTCCGGCAGTGTCAGGGCGGCGGCCTCCTGCAAGATCAGCAGCGCCTCATGGATGGGGCGCAGGACACGCAGGGCGTAGGTCATATGGGGCAGAAGGTCAGGGTCGTCGCGCCATGTCTCGCCCTGAAACAGCACCTCTGTCACCCGCTGCCCGGCGCCGGCGCAGGAATAGGCGATACAGCCGCCAAAACCCCGGGTATTCAGATTGGCGTGGATGGTGCAGCTGAAACAGGATTGCGAGAGGTTGGGGCACGGGTGGTCCGTCTCCTTCAGGATCGCGAAATCCTCATCCGCCTGAAACGGGTAGGCCACACAGCAGAGCGCGGCGCAGCGGCTGCAATCTGCTGTCAGTTCGGGGAGGTCGATCTGTGCTGACTTGCCGGGCAGGGGCATGCGGTCACCTGAGAGAGGTCAAAAAAAGGGTGGGATGACGCCGCCATCCCACCCGGTATCCTGTCGTTGAGGACGCAGCCCCAACGCTGACTGTCTTTAGGCCACAGCGGCAGCGAAGCTGCTGCGGAAGATGTCTGCCAGTTCGGCCAGAGGCGCTTCGGAGCCGCCGATTTTCACCATCTCGCCGCCGAATTTTCCGACGCTGGTGACCGTGACACCGGCCTGACCCGCAGCCATCATCAGGGCCTCGGCCTGATCGAAGTTGCAGGCCACGAGGTAGCGCGCCTGATCCTCGCCAAACACAGTCGGGGTGTCGCCTGCGTCGATCTGGACGCCAACACCAGCGCCTTCGGCGAGTTCAAAGGCTGCCATTGCCAGACCGCCGTCACCGAGGTCGGTGCAGGCTTTGATCAGCTCACGGTTGGCGCGGATGAACTCACCGTTGCGCTTCTCTGCTTCCAGATCCACTGCCGGGGCGTCGCCGTCCTCGCGGTTGAAGACCTCCGCCAGCAGGGCTGATTGACCAAGATGGCCGATGGTGTCACCGATCAGAAGGGCGATATGGCCGTCGCGCACTTCGCCGGTGATGGCCTCTTCGTCGGCAGCGATCAGGCCAACGGCGCCAATGGTTGGTGTGGGCAGGATGCCCTTGCCATCGGTTTCGTTATAAAGTGAGACGTTGCCGGACACGATCGGCATATCAAGGGCGGCCACCGCCTCGCCGATGCCTTTGATGGCGCCGACGAACTGACCCATGATTTCGGGTTTTTCTGGGTTGCCGAAGTTCAGGTTATCTGTTGTTGCCAGCGGCTTAGCGCCCACAGCTGTCAGGTTGCGGTAGGCTTCGGCCACGGCCTGTTTGCCGCCCTCATAGGGGTTTGCCATGACATAGCGCGGCGTCACGTCCGAAGTGAACGCCAGCTGTTTGTCGGTGCCATGCACACGCACGATGCCAGAGCCTGCGCCGGGGCGGCGGGCGGTGTCGCCCATCACCGTGGTGTCGTATTGTTCATAAACCCACTGTTTGCCTGCGTAGTTGGGGCTGGAGATCAGCGCCTTGAGACCATCAATGGGGTCGATTGTGGGCACATCGGCGTCCGTGAGCGGCTCAGCTGCCGGTGTCAGTACCCAGGGACGGTCGTATTCCGGCGCGGTAGAGGCCAGTTTCGACAGCACCAGATCCGCCTTCACTTCACCATTGTGCAGGATGAGGAAGCGATCTTCTGCGATGGTCTCGCCGACGATGGCGAAATCGAGATCCCATTTTTCGAATACGGCGCGCGCTTCGGCTTCCAGTTCAGGCTTCAGCACCATCAGCATGCGTTCCTGAGATTCCGACAGCATCATTTCATAGGCTGTCATATTCTCTTCGCGCTGCGGAACGTCTTCGAGGTTCAGTTTAACGCCCAGCTTGCCCTTGTCGCCCATCTCGACTGCAGAACAGGTGAGGCCAGCCGCCCCCATGTCCTGGATCGAGATCACAGCGCCGGTCTGCATCAGCTCCAGCGTGGCTTCCATCAGGCGTTTTTCGGTGAAGGGGTCGCCAACCTGAACGGTAGGGCGTTTTTCCTCGATGGTGTCATCGAATTCGGCAGAGGCCATGGTAGCACCGCCAACCCCGTCGCGTCCGGTTTTCGCACCGAGATAGACAACCGGCATGCCAACACCCGAGGCGGCGGAGTAGAAAATGCTGTCTGTTTTGGCGAGGCCGGCCGCAAAGGCGTTCACAAGGCAGTTGCCATTGTACGCCGGGTGAAAGCGGACTTCGCCGCCGACGCATGGCACGCCAAAGCAGTTGCCGTAGCCGCCAATGCCCTCAACAACGCCATTCACCAGCTGGCGGGTCTTGTGGTGGGACGGCTCGCCAAAGGACAGCGCATTCATCGACGCGATGGGCCGCGCGCCCATGGTGAAGACGTCGCGCAAGATGCCGCCAACCCCGGTTGCTGCGCCCTGATAAGGCTCGATGTAGGAGGGGTGGTTGTGGCTTTCCATCTTGAACACCACGGCATCGCCGTCGCCGATATCCACGATCCCTGCGTTTTCGCCGGGGCCACAGATTACCTGCGGGCCTTCGGTCGGCAGGGTGCGGAGCCATTTTTTAGAGGATTTATAAGAACAGTGCTCATTCCACATGGCTGAGAAAATGCCCAGCTCCGTGAATGTTGGCTCCCGCCCGATGATTTCGAGGATCAGATCGTATTCCTCGGGCTTCAACCCGTGGTTGGCAATCAGTTCAGGCGTGATGGCGGGTTCTTGCATCCGTGTAACGTCCCCAATGGCTGCGATTGCGCGCCTTTTAGGGCAAGGAGGGCCAAGGGGGAAGGAAAAAGCGCAAGGTGACAGCTGGCGCCGCAGTGCGCTGTATAAATGTGGGTGGCCAGACAAGGAGAAGGGCCAGAGCCGATACGGCTCTGACCCATAGGTGATCCCCGGCCCCGCGAGGAGCGGAGGCGATAGCTGTCGGCGATACCGTTTAGTTCAAGACGGATCCGTCGGTGAGCTTGTCCGGATTTTCGCTGGCGTAGGTCTCCAGCATGGTGCGCAGCTCGCCAGTGGTCTGACCCATGCGCAACACGCCGTCGGTTTCCCACATGCCATCAAGGTTGAAGCGCAGGCCGCTCAGCTTGTCGGAGAAGCTGTCGCGGAATTCCACCAGGATCTTGCGATCTGGGCCCGGCTCGGTGCCGACCTCGACAACCTTGCCCAGGAACACGCCGTTAACGTCAACCACCGGGGCGCCCATGAATTCGATATTTTCCTCAAGGAAGGTCTCGCCCGCGTCATTCGGGGTGGCGTTTTCGGTTAGCACTTCAGCGCTTGCGGCGCCGGTCATTGCGATCAGGGCGGCGATAGAGGTCATGCGAAGCATATTTGCTCTCCTTCAAGTCAGTTATGTCGTTTGCTTACGATCTGGCTACTCAACGGGACGGCTCCGTCGAAGGTTCCTGACTTTTTTCAAATAGGATCGGTTTTTATGCGGTGATCAACCGAATTATCATTGTTCAACCCATTGATAGGGATGAGTTAACTCGGATCGGAATACTTCGGGAAATCATGTGCCGTGAAAATCGCAGGGGCGGTAGTTTTCCTGTCGGTGCAAGCGATATCTGCATGCGGAGGGGTGATAAATCCGGCAATAGCGCTGAAATTTGCAGCAGTTGCGTTCGGATCGTACACGAAGGCCGGTCAAGGCGGGATCTGCTGGTTGACGGTGGCAAGGATGGCTGTGACCTTGCAGGTGCCGATATCGCCAGACCTGCCTATATCGCCAGACCTGCCAGAGGCATGGAGCGGGTATCGGCCAAAAAAAAGGCCGAGCACTAAGCTCGGCCGAAGTCCAACAGGGAGGTATGAAGGACGACAATGTCGCTGCCTTCGAGATGTGATTTAGGGGTGTGATGCGCCCCGATCAAGAGCAATCAGACTGGGAAAATGACAAGGCCGCCATGCATTTTTTGCATGGCTCTCTGAATGTCAGATTTTGCCCAGTTCTTTCATGTGCTTGCGATGTGCAATAATCTCATTCTGGACGAAGTCCCGGAATGCGGAAATCCGCCGGGAATGGCGCAATTCTTCCGGGTAGGCGAGATAGACCGGCACGTCGCTGGTGTCCTCTTCCTGCAGGACTGGCACAAGATCAGGGAAGTCCTCGGTCACGTAATCCGGCAACACCCCGATGCCCAGATCATGGATCACGCCCTGTAGCACACCAAAGTAGTTGTTCACTGTCAGCAGGGAGGACGGGTTATGGGTCATCAGTTTCTGCACCAGAACGGCAGCCGAGCCGACCTGAGCGGAGCGAGGGTTCTGGCAGATCAGCCGGTGATCGACAATATCCTCCGCCTGTTCCGGTGCGCCGTTGCGTTCGACGTAGGCGCGTGAGGCATATAGTTTCATCTGCACGGTCATCAGACGCTTGCGGATCAGATCCGCCTGGCTGGGTTCCTTCATACGGATGGCCACATCCGCCTCGCGCATGGGCAGGTCCAGCACGCGCTCTTCCAGCATCAGATCAATCTTCAGGTCCGGGTATTGCTCATAAAGCTTGGTCAGGCGCGGCGCCAGCCACAGGGTACCAAAGCCAAAGGTGGTGGTGACGCGCAGCTCTCCGAACACTTCTTCTTCGCTGTCGCGGATGCGGGCGGAGGCGGCCTCCAGCCGTTTTGACATCGATTTGGTGGCGTCAAACAACAGCTCGCCCTGTTCGGTCAGAATCAACCCCCGCGCGTGGCGGTGAAACAGTGTCGAACTCAGGCTCTCTTCCAATGCGCGAATCTGTCGGCTGACCGCCGATTGCGACAAGTTCAGCTTGTCGCCTGCGTGGGTCAGACTGCCTGCGTCCGCCACCGCGTGAAATATTCTAAGCTTATCCCAATCCATACCCGTCACTTTCGATGCCTCTGTTGCAGCCTATATGAAATGTATCGAAACTTTCAATTTGATAGGGCGGTCAGAAACATATTCCGGCAAAAAACAGTATACAGGTCAGTATTTATGACCTAATATGATGCCAAGAAGTGCAAGCTAATCGAGGTTGGGGAGGCCCAGGATGAGCACGCAGAAAATTTCTCTGAACGACAAATTTGATCTGACAAAATCTCAAGTAATGCTGAACGGCACGCAGGCGCTGGTGCGTCTGATGCTGATGCAGAAACATCGCGATAAGGCTGCAGGCCTTAACACCGCTGGTCTGGTCACGGGCTATCGCGGTTCGCCCCTTGGCGCGGTTGATATGCAGATGAAGCGGGCGGAAAAACATCTGACTGCCAGCGATGTTACCTTTCAGTTTGGTCTGAACGAAGACCTCGCCGTGACTGCCCTGTGGGGCGCGCAGCAGGCCGAGGTGCGCGGCGAGGGCAAATACGACGGTGTCTTTGGGCTCTGGTACGGCAAGGGGCCGGGGGTGGACCGCTCAGGCGATGCGATCCGTCACGCCAATATGGCCGGCTCGTCCAAACACGGCGGCGTTTTGGTTGCGATGGGGGATGATCACACCGGCGAAAGCTCCACCGTGCTGCACCAGTCGGAATGGTCGCTGATGGATTGTTACCTGCCCATTGTCAGCCCGGCTGGCGTGCAGGAAATCCTGGATTACGGTGCTTATGGTCTGGCACTGAGCCGGTTTTCCGGTCTGTGGGTCGGGCTGAAAACGATGAAAGACACGATTGAGGTCACATCCGTCGTCGATGGTGACCCCGACCGGATGAAGTTGGTCACGCCGGAGTTCGACATGCCTGCCGACGGGCTGAACATTCGTCTGGATGATGACCGGTTCCGCCAGGAAAACCGCATCATCGACTACAAGCGCTTTGCAGCGGAGGCGTTCAGCCACGCCAACAAGATGGACAAGCGCATGTGGGGCAAACCCGGTGCCAAGATCGGTTTTGTTGCGGCGGGCAAGAACTGGCTGGATCTGGTCCATGCCATGTCGCTGCTGAATATCGACGAGACCATGGCCGAACGTTTGGGCATCACCACCTATAAGGTCGGCCAGACCTGGCCGCTGGATATGAAGGGCTTCAACGACTGGGCCGAAGGGCTGGATCTGATCGTGGTGGTCGAAGAAAAGCGAAAGCTGATCGAGATCCAGATCAAGGAAGCTATTTTTGACGACCGTCAGGGCCGCCGCGTCTACGGCTGGTACAAGGGCGGCGCGGGTGCGATGCACCGCGAAGAGCTGTTCCCGACCAAATACGCGCTAGACCCGATCATGATCGCCGAAAAACTTGGTCAGATCCTGATCGAAGAGGGGCGCGAAACGGAGGCGATCCGCGCCGGGCTGACCGCGCTGGATGATGCCAAACGCGCCGACAACGCCGAAGAGATCGCCGCCCGTCTGCCGTATTTCTGTTCGGGCTGCCCGCATAACT
The nucleotide sequence above comes from Phaeobacter inhibens DSM 16374. Encoded proteins:
- a CDS encoding BolA/IbaG family iron-sulfur metabolism protein, with the translated sequence MPMQAQEIEDLLRESFPDAEIQVGGHDGVHMSAMVIDESFRGKNRVQQQRAVYAALKGKMDGANGELHALALTTKAPE
- the purL gene encoding phosphoribosylformylglycinamidine synthase subunit PurL; its protein translation is MQEPAITPELIANHGLKPEEYDLILEIIGREPTFTELGIFSAMWNEHCSYKSSKKWLRTLPTEGPQVICGPGENAGIVDIGDGDAVVFKMESHNHPSYIEPYQGAATGVGGILRDVFTMGARPIASMNALSFGEPSHHKTRQLVNGVVEGIGGYGNCFGVPCVGGEVRFHPAYNGNCLVNAFAAGLAKTDSIFYSAASGVGMPVVYLGAKTGRDGVGGATMASAEFDDTIEEKRPTVQVGDPFTEKRLMEATLELMQTGAVISIQDMGAAGLTCSAVEMGDKGKLGVKLNLEDVPQREENMTAYEMMLSESQERMLMVLKPELEAEARAVFEKWDLDFAIVGETIAEDRFLILHNGEVKADLVLSKLASTAPEYDRPWVLTPAAEPLTDADVPTIDPIDGLKALISSPNYAGKQWVYEQYDTTVMGDTARRPGAGSGIVRVHGTDKQLAFTSDVTPRYVMANPYEGGKQAVAEAYRNLTAVGAKPLATTDNLNFGNPEKPEIMGQFVGAIKGIGEAVAALDMPIVSGNVSLYNETDGKGILPTPTIGAVGLIAADEEAITGEVRDGHIALLIGDTIGHLGQSALLAEVFNREDGDAPAVDLEAEKRNGEFIRANRELIKACTDLGDGGLAMAAFELAEGAGVGVQIDAGDTPTVFGEDQARYLVACNFDQAEALMMAAGQAGVTVTSVGKFGGEMVKIGGSEAPLAELADIFRSSFAAAVA
- a CDS encoding LysR family transcriptional regulator → MDWDKLRIFHAVADAGSLTHAGDKLNLSQSAVSRQIRALEESLSSTLFHRHARGLILTEQGELLFDATKSMSKRLEAASARIRDSEEEVFGELRVTTTFGFGTLWLAPRLTKLYEQYPDLKIDLMLEERVLDLPMREADVAIRMKEPSQADLIRKRLMTVQMKLYASRAYVERNGAPEQAEDIVDHRLICQNPRSAQVGSAAVLVQKLMTHNPSSLLTVNNYFGVLQGVIHDLGIGVLPDYVTEDFPDLVPVLQEEDTSDVPVYLAYPEELRHSRRISAFRDFVQNEIIAHRKHMKELGKI